From Paenibacillus sp. GP183, one genomic window encodes:
- the hepT gene encoding heptaprenyl diphosphate synthase component II, translating into MKNLLDIYSRKKKDVAAIERELEESVYSNNAMLKETSLHLLKAGGKRIRPVFVLLAGEFGTYKLETMKHIAVPLELIHMATLVHDDVIDDADTRRGQLTVRSKWDNRIAMYTGDYIFAKALGVVTKIANPAVHQIMSKAIVEVCIGEMEQIRFFFHTEQTIRDYLLRIKRKTALLIAISCQLGAMAAEAPDSVSSKLYDFGYNVGMAFQIRDDLLDICGTEKQIGKPPGSDVKQGNITIPVLFALQEPQLKATILNELSRIEQLDGQTDVNHFLEIIRSSEGVTKAEALSQKYIDKAIHALDTLPEIRAKKDLIEIAHFIGNRTY; encoded by the coding sequence ATGAAAAATCTACTGGACATTTATTCGAGAAAAAAGAAAGATGTTGCCGCCATAGAACGGGAGCTGGAGGAAAGCGTCTATTCCAACAATGCCATGTTGAAGGAAACCTCGCTGCATTTGCTTAAAGCTGGAGGAAAGCGCATAAGACCTGTTTTTGTCTTGCTGGCAGGCGAATTTGGAACGTACAAGCTCGAAACGATGAAGCATATTGCGGTACCTCTGGAATTGATCCACATGGCGACCTTGGTGCATGACGATGTGATTGATGATGCCGATACAAGGCGCGGCCAGCTCACGGTCCGCTCCAAATGGGACAATCGAATAGCCATGTACACGGGTGATTATATATTCGCAAAGGCGCTCGGCGTCGTCACGAAAATTGCCAATCCGGCTGTCCATCAAATTATGTCCAAAGCCATTGTAGAGGTTTGTATCGGAGAGATGGAGCAAATCCGTTTCTTTTTCCATACAGAGCAGACCATCCGCGATTATTTACTGCGAATCAAGCGCAAGACAGCCTTGTTGATTGCGATTAGCTGCCAGCTCGGAGCGATGGCAGCGGAAGCACCTGACTCCGTGAGCAGCAAGCTTTACGATTTTGGCTACAACGTCGGAATGGCATTCCAAATTCGAGATGACTTACTCGATATTTGCGGCACCGAGAAGCAGATCGGCAAGCCGCCCGGCAGCGATGTCAAACAAGGAAACATTACGATTCCCGTCTTGTTTGCCCTGCAAGAGCCCCAGCTCAAAGCCACTATTCTTAACGAATTATCGCGGATCGAGCAGTTGGATGGACAAACGGATGTAAATCACTTTCTCGAGATCATTCGGAGCAGTGAGGGAGTAACCAAAGCGGAAGCTTTATCGCAAAAATACATAGACAAAGCCATTCATGCTCTGGATACTCTACCTGAGATCAGGGCAAAAAAAGATCTGATTGAGATAGCTCATTTTATCGGTAATCGAACCTATTGA
- a CDS encoding menaquinone biosynthesis protein — MKSQNNKIRIGRINYTNVWPIYYYFPELVSKEDIEIVNQVPTGLNKALAAGEIDMGTISSFAYGEVFEDYVLYPDLSVSAFGKVNSILLFHEKPLHEIVNGRIALTTSSATSIHLLKIIIEKFYAGKPGYSFASPVLDDMMIKHDAALLIGDDAIRESWRNTKYRITDLGKEWAKWTGEWMSFAVWAVRKDTVDKHPELVKRVFESFVQSKKMGLESPEAMIGEAERTIGGSKEYWRNYFGQLCYDFGSQQWKGLRTYYQYCWELGLLPKMPSIEIWFEKRIARVTE; from the coding sequence ATGAAGAGCCAAAACAACAAGATTCGGATCGGAAGAATTAACTATACCAATGTATGGCCGATCTACTACTATTTCCCCGAGCTCGTGAGCAAGGAAGACATTGAAATCGTCAACCAGGTGCCGACCGGTTTGAATAAAGCGTTGGCTGCCGGAGAGATTGACATGGGGACTATTTCGTCCTTCGCCTATGGAGAAGTTTTTGAGGATTATGTGCTCTATCCCGATTTATCCGTCAGCGCCTTCGGCAAGGTTAATTCCATTTTGCTTTTTCATGAAAAGCCGTTGCATGAGATCGTAAACGGTCGAATAGCCCTGACGACAAGCTCGGCGACCTCCATTCATCTCTTAAAAATTATTATTGAAAAATTTTACGCTGGGAAACCTGGCTACTCCTTTGCTTCTCCAGTATTGGATGATATGATGATAAAGCACGATGCGGCGCTCCTGATTGGGGATGATGCCATACGCGAAAGCTGGCGGAATACGAAGTATAGGATAACCGACCTTGGGAAAGAATGGGCGAAATGGACGGGTGAGTGGATGTCGTTCGCTGTTTGGGCGGTTCGCAAAGATACAGTAGACAAGCACCCCGAGCTGGTTAAGAGGGTGTTTGAATCCTTCGTCCAAAGCAAGAAAATGGGTCTGGAAAGCCCGGAAGCGATGATTGGTGAAGCTGAACGTACGATCGGCGGAAGCAAGGAATATTGGAGGAATTACTTCGGCCAGCTCTGCTACGACTTTGGTTCACAGCAATGGAAGGGATTGCGGACTTACTATCAATACTGCTGGGAGCTTGGCCTTTTGCCAAAGATGCCCTCCATTGAGATTTGGTTCGAGAAAAGAATAGCACGGGTGACGGAATGA
- a CDS encoding UbiA-like polyprenyltransferase, whose protein sequence is MWTKIKIFLEMIKFEHTVFALPFAFMGAILGSVVITGHMPSWIQIGWITLAMIGARTAAMSLNRVIDRVIDKKNPRTANRAIPAGLLSTRQVLLYIILSFALLIWATMHLSILSMKLLPIAVFLLVFYSYTKRFTWTCHFILGLTLGLAPLGGWVAVTGSISGASLVFYLTIVCWSTGFDLIYACQDVDFDRKEGLYSFPSRFGIAASLYTARILHILTAVGLITLFFMTNLSLWYLLGLVIAYLILFYEHKLVSPKDLSKLNTAFFTMNGILSTVVFAFTLLDLVLVHHK, encoded by the coding sequence ATGTGGACAAAAATTAAAATATTTTTGGAAATGATCAAATTCGAGCATACAGTCTTTGCATTGCCTTTCGCGTTTATGGGAGCGATCCTCGGTTCAGTAGTCATAACAGGGCATATGCCATCATGGATCCAAATCGGATGGATCACTCTCGCGATGATCGGAGCAAGAACAGCGGCCATGTCGCTCAACAGGGTCATCGATCGGGTGATCGACAAGAAAAATCCGCGAACAGCGAATCGCGCCATACCAGCCGGACTTCTTTCAACGCGTCAAGTGTTATTATATATCATTCTATCGTTTGCTTTACTCATTTGGGCCACAATGCACCTTAGCATTTTGAGCATGAAGCTGCTGCCCATTGCAGTATTTTTACTAGTGTTTTACTCCTACACCAAGAGATTCACCTGGACCTGCCACTTTATCCTTGGTTTGACACTGGGACTGGCTCCGCTTGGGGGATGGGTAGCGGTAACCGGCTCGATCTCAGGGGCTTCGCTTGTTTTTTACCTGACCATCGTTTGCTGGAGTACCGGTTTCGACCTGATCTATGCATGCCAGGATGTGGATTTCGACCGCAAGGAAGGACTGTATTCGTTCCCCAGCCGTTTTGGAATTGCCGCTTCGTTATACACGGCGCGTATTTTACACATCTTGACTGCAGTCGGACTTATTACATTATTTTTTATGACGAATCTAAGTTTATGGTATTTGCTTGGTCTTGTAATCGCCTATCTCATTCTTTTTTACGAGCATAAGCTCGTTTCACCCAAGGATTTATCCAAGCTCAACACTGCATTTTTTACGATGAATGGGATATTAAGCACGGTTGTCTTTGCATTTACGCTGCTTGATCTGGTCTTGGTGCATCACAAATGA
- a CDS encoding demethylmenaquinone methyltransferase translates to MESKSKEQFVHSVFESIAPKYDMMNNILSFRRHKAWRKFTMNKIQVKPGETAIDLCCGTCDWTISLAKASGSGSIVGLDFSQNMLDYGADKIKQLGLDTQIKLIRGNAMSLPYEDNTFDYATIGFALRNVPDLEQVIREMQRVVKPGGMVVSLELSKPTWQPFKAMYYFYFQKVLPVLGKLIAKRYEQYRWLPESLVSFPDHIQLAAIFREQGLQHVEAYPLTGGVAALHIGLKGKSNSGV, encoded by the coding sequence GTGGAATCCAAATCCAAGGAGCAGTTCGTTCATTCCGTTTTTGAGAGTATAGCTCCCAAATATGACATGATGAACAATATTTTAAGCTTTCGCAGGCATAAGGCCTGGCGGAAATTCACCATGAACAAAATACAAGTCAAGCCGGGGGAAACCGCAATTGATTTATGCTGCGGAACCTGTGATTGGACCATCAGCTTGGCGAAAGCCAGCGGCAGCGGTTCCATAGTGGGACTTGATTTCAGCCAAAACATGCTCGATTACGGAGCCGATAAAATTAAACAGCTGGGACTCGACACGCAAATCAAGCTCATTCGCGGTAATGCGATGAGCTTGCCTTATGAGGACAATACTTTCGACTATGCAACGATTGGATTTGCCCTGCGCAACGTCCCTGATCTGGAGCAAGTCATCAGAGAAATGCAGCGTGTAGTCAAACCTGGAGGCATGGTGGTGTCGCTTGAGCTGTCCAAGCCAACCTGGCAGCCCTTCAAGGCGATGTACTATTTTTATTTTCAAAAGGTACTGCCCGTTCTTGGGAAATTAATTGCCAAGCGGTATGAACAATACAGATGGCTGCCGGAATCGTTAGTGAGCTTTCCGGACCATATCCAACTCGCTGCTATATTCAGGGAGCAAGGGCTGCAGCACGTTGAAGCTTATCCGCTTACCGGCGGAGTAGCCGCCCTTCATATCGGTTTGAAGGGGAAATCAAATTCGGGAGTGTAA
- a CDS encoding heptaprenyl diphosphate synthase component 1 codes for MNSYRIPEIAKQYTNYDMIQNHTDLPGFPEFRTRLLFAFLNGSPVKNNTSELFALVTSLVQLGLDTHDQVSISNDVKEKKAARSRQLKVLAGDYFSSRFYHLLAEAGQIELVKQLSNAICEVNRLKMNLYMKMKQLKCSAEEYIHQSVAIKAQLFLSYTGLLDKMYEQAWPDMLQGFTECEVIFEELFRMESDADFRESWGFWYILQNGSKEERKQLQTAELDSFKIKTLLHKYNISSQLYQMLDSQIKQLYTKVQKLDSDKLISELFHIGQPFLRHLSKPKLLEEI; via the coding sequence ATGAATTCTTATCGCATCCCAGAGATCGCCAAACAATATACGAACTATGACATGATCCAAAACCATACAGACTTGCCTGGCTTTCCTGAATTTCGTACGCGACTGTTATTTGCCTTTTTAAACGGGAGCCCGGTAAAGAATAACACGAGCGAACTATTTGCGCTTGTTACCTCATTGGTTCAATTGGGGCTGGATACGCATGACCAGGTATCCATTTCCAATGACGTGAAGGAGAAGAAAGCGGCTCGCTCCAGACAATTAAAGGTGCTGGCAGGCGATTATTTCAGTTCGCGCTTTTATCATTTGCTGGCAGAGGCAGGACAGATCGAGCTGGTGAAGCAATTATCCAATGCGATTTGTGAAGTGAACAGACTCAAAATGAATTTGTACATGAAGATGAAGCAGCTGAAATGCTCTGCCGAAGAATATATTCATCAATCTGTTGCCATTAAAGCACAGCTTTTTTTATCCTATACAGGACTTTTAGATAAAATGTACGAACAGGCATGGCCGGACATGCTCCAAGGCTTTACCGAGTGCGAGGTTATTTTTGAAGAGCTGTTTCGTATGGAGTCGGATGCTGATTTTCGTGAAAGCTGGGGATTCTGGTACATTTTGCAAAATGGCTCCAAAGAAGAGCGCAAACAGCTTCAAACCGCAGAGCTGGATTCCTTCAAAATAAAAACGCTGCTGCATAAATACAATATCTCCTCACAGCTGTATCAGATGCTGGATTCCCAAATCAAACAGCTCTACACAAAGGTACAGAAGCTCGATTCGGATAAGCTGATTAGTGAACTATTTCACATAGGACAGCCTTTCCTTCGTCATTTATCCAAGCCAAAGCTGCTGGAAGAAATTTGA
- the mtrB gene encoding trp RNA-binding attenuation protein MtrB: MENNQGSGGGQNEYFVVKAKENGVHVIGLTRGQDTRFHHTEKLDKGEVMIAQFTEHTSAVKVRGKAIVLTKFGTIDTEE, encoded by the coding sequence ATGGAAAACAATCAGGGCAGCGGCGGCGGACAAAATGAATATTTTGTAGTTAAAGCCAAAGAAAACGGTGTTCATGTGATCGGATTAACCAGAGGTCAGGATACCCGATTCCATCATACCGAGAAGCTGGATAAAGGCGAAGTCATGATCGCCCAATTTACGGAGCATACCTCGGCAGTGAAGGTTCGCGGCAAAGCGATTGTATTGACCAAGTTCGGTACGATCGACACGGAGGAATAA
- a CDS encoding HU family DNA-binding protein, with protein sequence MNKSELINKVSETSELTKKDATKAVDAVFDAISEALQSGDKVQLVGFGNFEVRERSARKGRNPQTGEEIEIAASKIPAFKPGKALKDGIQ encoded by the coding sequence ATGAATAAATCTGAATTGATCAACAAGGTATCAGAAACCTCCGAGCTTACCAAGAAAGATGCAACTAAAGCAGTGGATGCTGTTTTTGACGCAATTTCTGAAGCTTTGCAAAGCGGAGACAAAGTACAACTTGTAGGTTTCGGGAATTTTGAAGTTCGTGAACGTTCCGCTCGTAAAGGACGTAACCCGCAAACCGGTGAAGAGATTGAAATCGCTGCAAGTAAAATCCCGGCATTCAAACCTGGAAAAGCGCTTAAGGACGGAATTCAATAA
- the spoIVA gene encoding stage IV sporulation protein A: MEKVDIFKDIAERTGGDIYLGVVGAVRTGKSTFIKRFMESVVLPNIQSETERIRATDELPQSAAGRTIMTTEPKFVPNTAVQIVVAEGLNVNVRLVDCVGYAVEGAKGYEDENGPRMISTPWFDEPIPFQEAAEIGTRKVIQEHSTLGVVITTDGTISEIPRSSYILAEERIIAELKEVGKPFIVIVNSQKPSSDSAKELRSELQSRYDVPVMTMSVATAGEEEMVSVLREVLYEFPVHEVNVNLPSWVMVLNENHWLRDRFETSVRDTVQDIRRLRDVDRVVNQFGEYDFIDRAALAGMNMGRGVAEIDLYAPDELYDRILVEVVGVEIRGKDHLLQLMQDLTHAKREYDQFAEALEMVKTTGYGIAAPTLAEMNLDEPELIRQGSRFGVRLRATAPSIHMIRVDVESEFSPIIGTEKQSEELVRYLMQDFEANPLKIWESDIFGRSLHSIVREGIQGKLAMMPDNARYKLQETLGRIINEGSGGLIAIIL; the protein is encoded by the coding sequence TTGGAGAAAGTGGATATCTTTAAGGACATTGCAGAGCGTACGGGAGGAGATATTTATCTTGGGGTTGTCGGCGCGGTCCGCACAGGTAAATCGACTTTTATTAAGCGCTTTATGGAATCTGTGGTTCTGCCGAACATTCAAAGCGAAACGGAACGAATTCGTGCTACGGATGAACTCCCGCAGAGCGCAGCAGGCCGCACCATTATGACAACAGAGCCCAAGTTCGTGCCGAATACTGCGGTTCAAATTGTTGTCGCGGAAGGTTTGAATGTCAATGTACGCCTAGTAGATTGTGTAGGCTACGCAGTAGAAGGGGCTAAAGGCTATGAGGATGAAAATGGTCCCCGCATGATCAGCACCCCTTGGTTCGATGAACCCATTCCATTTCAGGAAGCGGCAGAAATCGGAACGCGTAAGGTGATACAAGAGCATTCCACTCTTGGTGTTGTGATCACGACCGACGGCACAATTTCGGAAATCCCCAGATCTTCATATATTCTGGCGGAGGAACGAATCATCGCAGAGCTTAAAGAAGTCGGCAAACCGTTCATCGTCATTGTGAATTCACAAAAGCCGAGCAGCGATTCAGCGAAGGAGCTTCGCAGCGAGCTGCAAAGCCGCTACGATGTTCCCGTAATGACCATGAGCGTCGCCACTGCAGGTGAGGAAGAAATGGTCTCTGTACTGCGCGAGGTGCTCTATGAGTTTCCTGTTCACGAGGTCAATGTTAATTTGCCGAGCTGGGTGATGGTGCTGAATGAAAACCATTGGCTGCGCGATAGATTTGAAACATCCGTACGCGACACGGTTCAAGACATTCGTCGACTGCGTGACGTGGATCGTGTAGTTAATCAATTTGGCGAATATGATTTCATTGATAGAGCGGCTCTGGCTGGCATGAATATGGGTCGAGGCGTTGCAGAAATTGATTTGTATGCCCCGGATGAACTGTATGACCGCATTCTGGTCGAGGTCGTAGGGGTAGAAATCCGCGGAAAAGATCATCTGCTGCAGCTGATGCAGGATCTTACGCATGCGAAGCGGGAATATGATCAATTCGCAGAAGCTCTGGAGATGGTCAAGACCACGGGTTATGGAATTGCTGCTCCAACGCTTGCAGAGATGAATCTGGATGAGCCTGAACTGATCAGGCAAGGCTCTCGGTTTGGAGTTCGCTTGAGAGCGACAGCGCCGTCCATCCATATGATTCGTGTCGATGTGGAATCCGAGTTCTCGCCGATCATCGGAACCGAGAAGCAAAGCGAAGAGCTCGTTCGTTATCTGATGCAGGATTTTGAAGCCAATCCACTCAAGATTTGGGAATCGGACATCTTCGGTCGATCACTCCATTCCATTGTTCGCGAAGGCATTCAAGGCAAGCTTGCGATGATGCCGGATAACGCGAGATACAAATTGCAGGAAACCTTGGGCCGTATTATCAATGAAGGTTCCGGTGGATTGATCGCCATTATACTTTAA
- a CDS encoding 2Fe-2S iron-sulfur cluster-binding protein, translating to MSLPEITFWPDNKKIGVRPGTTLFDAGRKARVTIRTRCGGKAACLMCKVMVKDQSGLEPMNQNERLKIGSQASEGYRLSCQARVKGNVEVFIPEDPLKAVIRAQLSKQKEEDDWM from the coding sequence ATGTCTTTGCCGGAAATCACATTTTGGCCGGATAACAAAAAGATTGGAGTGCGGCCCGGAACAACCTTGTTCGATGCAGGCCGAAAGGCCAGAGTGACCATTCGCACTCGCTGTGGAGGGAAAGCGGCCTGCTTGATGTGCAAGGTGATGGTCAAAGACCAGAGCGGGCTTGAGCCAATGAATCAAAACGAGCGTTTGAAAATAGGCAGCCAAGCTTCGGAAGGGTACAGATTGTCCTGCCAGGCAAGGGTTAAGGGGAATGTAGAAGTTTTCATTCCTGAAGATCCATTGAAAGCTGTGATCCGCGCCCAATTGTCTAAACAGAAGGAAGAAGACGATTGGATGTAG
- a CDS encoding 2Fe-2S iron-sulfur cluster-binding protein, with amino-acid sequence MLELKARRIQKTVEAEKGLTILDLALKHEVDWGFSCTRGTCARCRCLVTEGMQDLELPTEAEEDRLEPEELEQGFRLGCQCAIKSQTGTISVTHKPYF; translated from the coding sequence TTGTTAGAGCTCAAAGCTCGCCGAATTCAGAAAACCGTAGAGGCTGAGAAAGGGCTGACGATTCTGGATCTGGCGCTTAAACACGAGGTCGATTGGGGATTTTCCTGTACCCGTGGAACATGTGCTAGATGCCGCTGCTTGGTTACGGAAGGGATGCAGGATCTGGAATTGCCAACCGAAGCTGAGGAAGACCGATTGGAACCGGAAGAGCTGGAACAGGGGTTTCGTCTAGGCTGCCAATGCGCAATCAAGTCTCAGACCGGAACGATTTCAGTGACACACAAGCCATACTTTTAA
- a CDS encoding DUF2768 family protein has protein sequence MSGLDKMWASFVAIGLMVVSSLLITYARTRTTGAVRIILSVIAFILFIPIIIYMLLSML, from the coding sequence ATGTCAGGTTTGGACAAAATGTGGGCTTCATTTGTAGCGATTGGACTTATGGTCGTTTCCTCCTTACTGATCACCTATGCTCGAACCCGGACAACAGGTGCGGTAAGAATTATTTTATCTGTAATTGCCTTTATTTTATTTATACCCATCATAATCTATATGCTGCTATCTATGTTGTAG
- a CDS encoding stage VI sporulation protein F, protein MANKDVSKDVLNVVKKKTGKSVSEKDIQKIASGVKPSTLQNETQLRQLIKQVSGLVNVKVSEDTVNEIIKAVKSSKLDPDNLNQLMSMMMGKK, encoded by the coding sequence GTGGCGAATAAAGATGTATCCAAAGACGTGTTGAATGTTGTGAAGAAGAAAACGGGCAAATCCGTATCCGAGAAGGATATTCAAAAGATAGCTAGCGGCGTGAAGCCGTCAACGTTGCAAAACGAGACGCAGCTTCGTCAATTGATCAAGCAGGTGTCGGGACTCGTCAATGTAAAGGTATCGGAAGATACCGTGAATGAAATCATCAAGGCTGTCAAAAGCAGCAAGCTGGACCCCGACAATTTGAACCAACTGATGAGTATGATGATGGGGAAAAAGTAG
- a CDS encoding NAD(P)H-dependent glycerol-3-phosphate dehydrogenase: MSNKVAVMAAGSWGTALAAVLADNGKEVWLWSRNEDQVVEINTLHHNSRFLADTKLSTEIRATSSVQEALSGAAAIVLAVPTSGMREVASRIRPFLHKDTLVIHAAKGFETGTLMRMTGVIADEIPQLKEEKIVVLSGPSHAEEVILKSPATVVVASQDQGSAEMAQDLLINPYFRVYTNSDVLGVEVGGALKNIIALGAGLSDGLGFGDNAKAALLTRGLAEVARLGVAMGAYPQTFAGLAGLGDLIATGTSKHSRNWRAGYMLAKGEPLDQVLEKMGMVVEGVKTTKVAYELSRTFGVKMPISDELYHVLFEGKSPKLAVEDLMGRNRTQEMEELDSPSSAKWLE, from the coding sequence TTGTCGAACAAAGTGGCAGTAATGGCAGCAGGCAGTTGGGGAACGGCTCTTGCAGCCGTATTGGCGGACAACGGCAAGGAGGTATGGCTCTGGTCCCGAAATGAGGATCAGGTCGTGGAAATCAACACCTTGCACCATAACAGCCGGTTTCTTGCAGATACTAAACTGTCAACCGAGATTAGGGCCACGAGTTCAGTGCAGGAGGCACTTTCAGGTGCGGCCGCAATTGTTTTGGCTGTACCTACCTCAGGCATGCGAGAAGTAGCCTCCCGAATTAGGCCTTTTTTACATAAGGATACACTTGTGATCCATGCAGCCAAGGGATTTGAAACCGGAACCTTAATGCGAATGACGGGTGTAATTGCAGACGAAATTCCGCAGCTTAAGGAAGAAAAGATTGTGGTCTTATCCGGTCCCAGCCATGCGGAAGAGGTCATCCTCAAAAGCCCGGCCACAGTCGTAGTCGCTTCACAGGATCAAGGATCGGCGGAAATGGCACAGGATTTATTGATTAATCCTTATTTTCGGGTATATACCAATTCCGATGTGCTCGGAGTTGAAGTTGGCGGAGCGCTCAAGAATATCATCGCACTTGGGGCCGGGTTATCGGATGGGCTTGGCTTTGGGGATAACGCAAAAGCAGCGCTTCTCACTCGCGGTCTCGCCGAGGTCGCCAGGCTGGGTGTGGCCATGGGCGCCTATCCGCAAACTTTTGCAGGGCTTGCCGGCTTGGGCGATTTGATTGCCACCGGAACGAGTAAACACAGCCGTAATTGGCGTGCCGGCTACATGTTGGCCAAAGGAGAGCCGCTGGATCAGGTACTGGAAAAAATGGGCATGGTCGTGGAAGGTGTTAAAACAACCAAGGTCGCTTATGAGCTGTCACGCACTTTTGGAGTTAAAATGCCAATCTCGGATGAGCTTTATCATGTGCTGTTTGAAGGGAAATCGCCCAAGCTTGCGGTAGAGGATCTGATGGGGAGAAACCGAACCCAGGAGATGGAAGAATTGGATTCCCCGAGCAGTGCAAAGTGGCTCGAATAG
- the plsY gene encoding glycerol-3-phosphate 1-O-acyltransferase PlsY, with translation MLSFGAIIAGYLLGSINFSYLFGRWLKGIDIREHGSGNAGATNTLRVLGKGPAILVLILDALKGVLAVYLAKWLGGIELILVVSGLSAIIGHNWPLFFGFRGGKGIATTIGVMATLCFLPTLFAGLLAILLIVITRYVSLGSLLLTAILPFFIWGMGRPIEVFWVSIVICLFAFLRHRKNIAKLLQGKENKIGSKKA, from the coding sequence TTGCTATCATTTGGAGCAATTATAGCGGGATATTTACTAGGCTCTATCAACTTTAGTTATTTATTTGGCAGATGGCTTAAAGGGATCGATATCCGCGAGCATGGAAGCGGAAATGCGGGAGCTACCAACACACTTCGTGTACTCGGTAAAGGCCCTGCTATTCTCGTTTTAATCCTAGATGCGCTTAAAGGTGTGCTTGCGGTCTATCTCGCCAAATGGCTTGGCGGCATAGAGTTGATCCTTGTTGTAAGTGGATTATCCGCTATTATCGGGCATAATTGGCCGCTGTTTTTTGGTTTTAGAGGCGGTAAAGGGATCGCGACCACAATAGGTGTCATGGCAACCTTATGTTTTTTGCCAACGCTTTTTGCCGGTCTTCTGGCTATTCTTTTAATAGTAATTACTCGCTATGTATCGCTAGGCTCCCTGCTGCTTACTGCGATTTTACCTTTTTTCATTTGGGGTATGGGCCGGCCGATCGAGGTGTTTTGGGTAAGTATTGTTATTTGTTTATTTGCTTTTCTCAGGCATCGCAAGAATATTGCCAAGCTCCTTCAGGGTAAGGAGAATAAGATAGGCTCGAAAAAAGCGTGA